From Alteromonas sp. BL110:
CGATACCCAAACTTTGTTATCTTCTGTTTTAATTACATCGTTTATATAAGTACCACTAATTCCCTCAGTAGGAATATATCGCTCTTTGTTGCCAAATATGTAAAGTCCCTCTGGACCTCCAATGTATAGCTCTTTATCGATCACCTTGATAAACGTCGCACTAGATAGCAACGGTAATTTGTCTCTTAGTTTATACTCTTCCACATTACCTGCCGTTTCTGAGATTGAGACGTAACCTTTGTCTGAAGCTATATGCACGTTACTTTTTTCAGAGAAAAGAGAGTAAACACCATTTAACTTTAAAGCTGCCAATTGGGAGCTTAACTTGGTTGAATGACTAGATTGTCTATTCACTTGTATAACATCGTCGATGACAGAAAAATAAAAGTTTGTGGAAGTCATTGTCATGGCCCAAACAGAGCGTGACCACTTTCTATCGGCAAATAGCTGCTTTGCTTCTTTGGTTTTCAAATTAATTTCGAAAATACCCACGCCATATTCGACAACCCACAAACTAACGCCAATCAAGTGAATATCAGAGATGATACCCGTAGCATTACTGGTCGTGTTGAATTTTAAACGCTCGGACTCCTTCCCAATTACTTCGAACACACCATTTTCCGCGGCTATATAAACCACTCTGTTTGAAACCTCCATATCGCGGATTACACCTGAAGGAATCCCGCCGAAGGTGGTCCTACCCTCTAAATTCACACCTATGGCTTGGCCCGTTTTTGGAAGAAAAATCAAATAGACAAGGAAAATTAGGACATAAGAATGAGTCTTCAGTCGATATCGATGAACTGTCTCAGTAGTCATATCTTACATCCCTGTATAACGTGTACTTTTTAATTGCTCATAAGAGCAGGAAGATTAAAAAAAATAGGAAGGGACATGAATATCGAACAAAAAACAAACATGCAAGAGCTGGAAGAGGAAGACTATACTAAAGTATATGCAGGGATTAACGTGCCATTATTGGATGAAGGTTATTATTTTATTTTACCAATAGGGCCGATAAAACCCAAAAAACCAGATGTGGATAGATGACATCTAAACCAACAACCACTTCATCCCAGCATTTTCGGCGGCTTGCTGGTCGTAAATAAAGTCGCCCACATACAGGCAGTCTTCAGGTTGAAGCTGCCATGTGTTCGCCACCATTAATAAGGCGGTTGGATCGGGTTTGGCTGGGGCATCTTCGCGGGTTAGCACGTAATCGATGGGTATACTGTTATTGGCTACCTTAATTGCAGTGGCCTGGCGGCAGTTACGGGTAACTATCGCCATGGGTAGTTTGTGTGCCTGCACTTTTTCTACCATGGCTTTGCCAATGGGTAACCACTTGGCATTTTCTGCATCAATTAGTTCATGCTGCAAAATAGTGCGGTGTGCATTCGCTTTGGTTTCGGCGCAGTTAAGGGCATCAACAAAGGTAAGAATGTCTTGGTTTTGTGGGCAACCTATGTCGGCGCGCATTTGCGTGAAATTAAGGCTCGACTCTACCAAGGTGCCGTCTAAATCGAATATTACACCTTTTATGCCGCTTAAGTTCATCTGCTCAATACTCACGGTTTTCTAGCCCTTTCACTTCAGTAATATTCTAGAGACTCGATTAACGCTCACCTAAAATAGTTCAGCGCGGTCTCGCTCCTTTTTTGTTATCCGTATAATGCCACGAAAGCCCTTCAGCTTCTGTTACGTTTACTTAAGGCTATGATGTTTTGGCTAAAAACTAACTGAATGATTTAAGTTTACGCCAACTACACCTTGCATTAGCATAGCCGCTCTTTTTGGCAGACTAAACTTTGCCCTTCTCATTTATTCATATTGTTAACAGGTAATCTATGGGTGTTTTTGCTGCGCTAGGTACTGCGCTTTGTTGGGCAATTGCTGCGCGCTTATTCCGTGGTACGGGTAACGCGTTTTCGCCGCTTACGATGAACTTTTGGAAAGGCTTAATTTCAATTGCCATCTTGGCCGTTGTGCTACTTTTCGTTCAGCCAACTGGGCTTACCACCAGCGCAGTGTTGTGGCTATTGCTTAGCGGCCTAATAGGCATAGGCATTGGCGACACCTGTTTCTTTAAAGCCCTACAGAGCATTGGCGATAGCCAAGCGGTACTGGTTGCCGAAACCCTTGCGCCTTTATTTACCGCACTTTTTGCTATGGCCTTTATTGGCGAATGGATTACCTGGCAGCAGTGGGTTGGCGTAGCAGTAGTTTTATTCTCGGTAGATATGGTCATAAAGGCACGTAAACGCAGCACTACTCATGTGTTTGCTACCAGTGGTTATTTATATGGTGTTGGGGCAGCGTTGTGTCAGGCAATCGGAGCAGTAGTAAGCCGCGACATTTTAAGCGCCGGTGAAATTGATGCTGCAAGTGCAGCATTTTTGCGATTAGTAGGCGGTATGGTCTTTGTGATACCGCTTATAGCCTTAACCAAAACCCGCTATATGCCTGTTATTAATTACCAAAGCGACAGCGGAAAACGAGTGTGGCCCGCTTTTGTGTTGGCCACGCTACTTGGCACTACTGCCGCTATCTACTTACAAATGTTTGCGTTCGCTTATTCCAAAGCCGCCGTTGTTCAAACGTTAATTGCCACAAGTGCGTTAATGTCGTTAGGGGTAGCCTGGGTGCTTGGTGAAAAAGCGACAAAAGCCACCATTGCATGGTCTGCCGTTGCCTTAGTCGGGGTCGCCATTTTGGTAAGTTTTGGGTCGCCTGTGCATTAGGGATAATGTGCTTACCACTTTTTAGTAGCTGCTAAGTTCAGACACAAAATACGCATAAAGATACAAAAAAGCAGTAAGATTTACGGGCTTTATATAGTAGTTATTGGCTCAAATCGATATTATAAAGAAAAAACGTAAACGTTATCCCTTATGACTCGAAGGTTATATTTAACACTCTTATCTTTTTTCAGCGTGTTGTTCGCGTCTTCTGCGACTCTGGCAAATACTGATGTCGATGCCGTTATCGAAAAAGTTCGCTCGCCCTCGTACGATTGCCCTAGTCAATCGTTGCTGCCAGAACTAGAACAAACGCTTACTTTAGAAAGCCTCACACCCCAACAACGTTTTGCTTTGACCGTAGCCAAAGGGCAGTTTTTGATTTGTCGCGGCAAGTATGAAGAAGCAGAAAAGATGCTGCTTAAAGCCATTATGCAGAGCAATATAGATGAAAGCTCGTACGCGTTTGCATCGGCTATTTATCAAATTGGCTTTTCTTATGATGCCAGAGAAAACCCGGCGCGCTGCAAGTACTACAAACAAGCACAAGATTTATCTTCCCCAGAGCGCCACAGTGATATTTTTACCAGCTCTTCGCTAGGGCTTATTAACTATTGTTCTGAGTCTACGTCACCCGAGGTAAGGCTGGGTAAAATGTTTGGCGTGCTTAAACGCTATTCCGACAACGGTAGCCCAGGCGAGTTGGCGCATATCCACAATGCTATCGGCCTTCTCTATGGCGATTTAGAACAACACGCTTTGGCCGCGGAGCAGTATCTAAAAGCCCATGAAATGGGTCTGCTTGTTTACAAAGGCAGTAATAAGGTAAGTATTATCATTAGTGCCATTGTATCACTGTTAAGTAGCGGTCAAACCGACAAAGCTTATCAAAGCATTTTGGAGTTAGGTGCACTGAATAGCGAAATAAACACGCCGCTTAGCAATTTTTTGTATCAATATGCACTGTCTATCTATTATAGAAAAACGCAAGATTACAATAACCTAGCCTATACTCTGTCCGATTTAGAAGAAGCAACAGCCAATATCTCTAGCTCTTTTGGTCAAATGCTGGTTGATTGGCACAAAGCTGAACTATGCTTACACAACAATAACCTAACCTGTATAAAGCAATACCTAGCTGACATAGGTGCGTTAGATAAAAATGCTATTCCAAGGATTTTCGAAACCAACCTAGACTATTTGAGCTTCAACGTTTCAATATTTTTGGCTTTAGGCGATATAGAGCGCGCAAAAGAAGCCCATAGTATCTACTCAAAAGAGGTCATTAAGCGAAGAGAAGTTACCCAAGATACCGCGATGATTGTCGGTGCCGCCAACTTGTATACGCGTATTTATGATCTTGAATCAACCATTGAAAAAGCTGAAGAAAAAAGAAGAAATACCTTATATACCGCTATTGCTGTGTTCTTATTGCTGGTTGTTATTGCCGGTTACGTTTTACGTAAAAAGCATCTAGCACGGAAAGCCATTGACCCAGTAACACTGTTACTTAATGCCGATTCAGCTATTGCCCGCATCAATAAACTGGATGCCCCTAAAAAAGGACGAGCCATTGCTATTGCAATATTCGACATCAGCAACCTACGTGAAATAACGCGAAAAATAGGCTCAACAAAAGGCGATCTTGTATTGCGACAAATTGCACAAACCTTTCAGAACGTAACTCGTGGCAACGATATTGTAGGCCGCTTTGGAACCGATCAATTCATTTTATGTCTTCACAATATTGAAGAACGAAGCGCACGCCAATTCTTCGACCGAGTACAAAGTGCACTAGAAAACACCTTTGAGAGCGACAACTCAGACAACAACATTGTGGTTAAGTCTCAAATGAGCGTCTTTATTGCTAACGAAAAAATTACTGGTCTAAACGACATACTCGATGACATCGCCATGTCGATTGATATGAGCAGCCACATTGAAACCGATTAGCTTAAATAAAAAACGCGACACACATTTGCAGTGCCGCGCTTCCCGTTTCCTCACAATCTCCTTCAACGCCAATCCATCGACATTGGTCGTATAAGGCTTTAGCAAAACCAATTCTGTTTTACAGTGGTATAAGCAACAAGCGGTTTAGGACAACACGCAACGTTTTCTGCCATTAATAATAGGAAGGTGAATTGTGAAGCCAAGGGTTATTTTTTTCGATATCAATGAAACACTTTTAGATATGCAGGCTATTAAAACAGGCTTGGCATCAGTATTAAATGGCGATGAGACACTAGTCGACTTATGGTTTGCTAACTTGCTACATCATAGCTTGGTGGATGTAACGTCGGGGCAGTTTCATGACTTCATCGATATTGGAGCAGCAGTACTTACCATGGTGGCCCACAGTAAGGGAATAGCCCTTGATGAGACTACCGCGAAAGACACCATTAAACAGCATATAACTAAACTGCCCGCTCATAGTGACGTCATCCCAGCGTTGAAGGCACTTCAAAGTGCGGGGTTCTCTTTGGTGGCACTTTCAAATTCATCAAAAGCAGGGCTGGATGCGCAGCTTGAATACGCCAATATTAAGCCGTATTTTTCTCATGTATTAAGTGTGGAAAGCGTGCGAACTTACAAGCCACATGCAGCGGTTTATCACTGGGCCTGCCAACAGGCAAATGTGAAGAACGAAGATGCCATGATGGTAGCGGCCCATGGCTGGGATGTAAGCGGCGCTAAGGCAACAGGTATGCAGACTACATTTGTAGAACGTTCAGGTAAAATGATGTATCCATTAGGGCTAGTACCTGATCACAGTATTAGTTCGCTAAATGATTTAATAAGTATAGTGACTGACTAACTTCATTTATTGTACAAACAAAAAAAGTCTTACCTAGGTAAGACTTTTTTGTTTCTAAACACGCTTCGCAATTAAAGCTTTGCTAACTCTGGTCGGTTAGCTTTAAAGCCCTTTGTACTACATGAAGATCGCTTAGTTTCTAATGCACT
This genomic window contains:
- a CDS encoding HAD family hydrolase yields the protein MSIEQMNLSGIKGVIFDLDGTLVESSLNFTQMRADIGCPQNQDILTFVDALNCAETKANAHRTILQHELIDAENAKWLPIGKAMVEKVQAHKLPMAIVTRNCRQATAIKVANNSIPIDYVLTREDAPAKPDPTALLMVANTWQLQPEDCLYVGDFIYDQQAAENAGMKWLLV
- a CDS encoding DMT family transporter → MGVFAALGTALCWAIAARLFRGTGNAFSPLTMNFWKGLISIAILAVVLLFVQPTGLTTSAVLWLLLSGLIGIGIGDTCFFKALQSIGDSQAVLVAETLAPLFTALFAMAFIGEWITWQQWVGVAVVLFSVDMVIKARKRSTTHVFATSGYLYGVGAALCQAIGAVVSRDILSAGEIDAASAAFLRLVGGMVFVIPLIALTKTRYMPVINYQSDSGKRVWPAFVLATLLGTTAAIYLQMFAFAYSKAAVVQTLIATSALMSLGVAWVLGEKATKATIAWSAVALVGVAILVSFGSPVH
- a CDS encoding GGDEF domain-containing protein yields the protein MTRRLYLTLLSFFSVLFASSATLANTDVDAVIEKVRSPSYDCPSQSLLPELEQTLTLESLTPQQRFALTVAKGQFLICRGKYEEAEKMLLKAIMQSNIDESSYAFASAIYQIGFSYDARENPARCKYYKQAQDLSSPERHSDIFTSSSLGLINYCSESTSPEVRLGKMFGVLKRYSDNGSPGELAHIHNAIGLLYGDLEQHALAAEQYLKAHEMGLLVYKGSNKVSIIISAIVSLLSSGQTDKAYQSILELGALNSEINTPLSNFLYQYALSIYYRKTQDYNNLAYTLSDLEEATANISSSFGQMLVDWHKAELCLHNNNLTCIKQYLADIGALDKNAIPRIFETNLDYLSFNVSIFLALGDIERAKEAHSIYSKEVIKRREVTQDTAMIVGAANLYTRIYDLESTIEKAEEKRRNTLYTAIAVFLLLVVIAGYVLRKKHLARKAIDPVTLLLNADSAIARINKLDAPKKGRAIAIAIFDISNLREITRKIGSTKGDLVLRQIAQTFQNVTRGNDIVGRFGTDQFILCLHNIEERSARQFFDRVQSALENTFESDNSDNNIVVKSQMSVFIANEKITGLNDILDDIAMSIDMSSHIETD
- a CDS encoding haloacid dehalogenase type II — translated: MKPRVIFFDINETLLDMQAIKTGLASVLNGDETLVDLWFANLLHHSLVDVTSGQFHDFIDIGAAVLTMVAHSKGIALDETTAKDTIKQHITKLPAHSDVIPALKALQSAGFSLVALSNSSKAGLDAQLEYANIKPYFSHVLSVESVRTYKPHAAVYHWACQQANVKNEDAMMVAAHGWDVSGAKATGMQTTFVERSGKMMYPLGLVPDHSISSLNDLISIVTD